From a single Methanobrevibacter olleyae genomic region:
- a CDS encoding alpha/beta fold hydrolase: MTLKYFHNLAYDEIGEENNEIILFLHSKLLGKWIWKKQKEDYKKYFNGFHCIFLDLPNHGDSKSEGDFSIKKASMEIKEFVKDLIETKRKKTLKRNKINLVASGLGASISIEIINKNPHLINNLIFSGLEIANFKESKSNSVINRLAKTQSEYLNEKPDTFIIKAYLRHYGISKEYFDDVEKILERSIKEEEKIAFESLNYTIPKSLIDNKRLLEKENMLIIFANKEDLNCTQSAIGLKSLFKNAKLIEIDKGKHLWNIIDNELFNTIIANFIKFNYIEKNSKINILE; encoded by the coding sequence ATGACTTTAAAATATTTCCATAATTTAGCATATGATGAAATAGGAGAAGAAAATAATGAAATCATTCTATTTTTACATAGTAAATTATTAGGTAAATGGATTTGGAAAAAGCAAAAAGAAGATTATAAAAAATATTTTAATGGTTTTCATTGCATCTTCCTTGATTTACCAAATCATGGAGATAGTAAATCTGAAGGAGACTTTTCTATAAAAAAAGCATCTATGGAAATCAAGGAATTTGTAAAAGATTTAATTGAAACTAAAAGGAAGAAAACTCTCAAAAGAAATAAAATTAATTTAGTAGCTTCAGGTCTTGGGGCATCAATATCTATTGAAATAATTAATAAAAATCCTCACTTAATCAATAATTTAATATTTTCTGGACTTGAAATAGCAAACTTTAAAGAAAGTAAATCAAATAGCGTTATTAATCGATTAGCTAAAACACAATCTGAATATTTAAATGAAAAACCAGATACCTTTATAATAAAAGCATATTTAAGACATTATGGAATATCAAAAGAATATTTTGATGATGTTGAAAAAATTCTAGAGAGATCTATTAAAGAAGAAGAAAAAATAGCCTTTGAATCATTAAATTATACAATCCCTAAGAGTTTAATTGATAATAAAAGACTTTTAGAAAAAGAAAATATGCTAATCATTTTTGCAAATAAAGAAGATTTAAATTGTACACAATCTGCAATTGGGCTAAAAAGCTTATTTAAAAATGCAAAATTAATAGAAATTGATAAAGGAAAGCACCTTTGGAATATAATTGATAATGAATTATTTAACACTATAATTGCTAATTTTATTAAATTTAATTATATTGAAAAAAATTCTAAAATAAATATTTTAGAATAA
- a CDS encoding pyrroline-5-carboxylate reductase family protein, with translation MKLGIIGYGNIGSMIVNNILKLNLLLDDEELIVSNRHLNKFEGLIKEYPKENLNISSDNEEIAKQCEKIIISVETPQFKEVLEEIKPFINEKTHIIYTCAGLNFNHIKPFYDGKLTLVIPTLASTVTSNNSISSLSRRKGITLIKHNNKVDLQEKLFVEDLFNEFSFVKEIQNFEDFNDNNTFSIKDAELEINTILTSCGPAFIAVMIENLAKITSEMTNISKKEADEMILKTVIGTAILKDNQELSNRDIINKVATKKGITQEGVNLLDKKLTKINRELIKTLLNRYEEVNNEMNKTYLKK, from the coding sequence ATGAAATTAGGAATTATTGGATACGGAAATATAGGTTCAATGATAGTAAATAATATACTAAAACTTAATTTGCTATTAGATGACGAGGAATTGATTGTTTCAAATAGACACCTTAATAAATTTGAAGGTTTAATTAAGGAATATCCTAAAGAAAATCTAAACATTAGTTCAGACAATGAAGAAATTGCAAAACAATGCGAAAAAATCATTATTTCCGTTGAAACCCCCCAATTTAAAGAAGTTCTAGAAGAGATTAAGCCTTTTATTAATGAAAAAACTCATATCATATACACCTGTGCAGGACTTAATTTTAACCATATTAAACCATTTTACGATGGAAAATTAACTTTAGTTATTCCTACTTTAGCTTCAACTGTTACTTCCAATAACTCAATAAGTTCACTATCAAGAAGAAAAGGAATAACTCTTATAAAACATAACAATAAAGTAGATTTACAAGAAAAACTCTTTGTTGAAGACTTATTTAATGAATTTAGTTTTGTTAAAGAAATTCAAAATTTTGAAGATTTTAACGATAACAATACTTTTTCTATAAAAGATGCAGAATTAGAAATAAACACTATTTTAACAAGCTGCGGACCTGCTTTTATTGCAGTAATGATTGAAAATCTTGCTAAAATCACTAGTGAAATGACGAATATTAGTAAAAAAGAAGCAGATGAAATGATTTTGAAAACAGTCATAGGTACTGCAATATTAAAAGATAATCAAGAATTATCTAACAGAGACATTATTAATAAAGTAGCTACTAAAAAGGGAATAACTCAAGAAGGAGTTAATTTATTAGATAAAAAACTTACTAAAATA